The Flavobacterium johnsoniae UW101 genomic interval CATGGTTTATTAAATATCCCGATGTTGTAAATACTGAAATTATAATTACAACCAATATTCCGCCAGAGAAAATCGTATCAAAATCATCTGGAAGAATTGAAGCAATTTTGGTGAAAAATAAAGCAATAGTGTCTAAAAATAAAACACTTGCAGTTATAGAAAATACAGCAAATTATAAAGATGTTTTTTTGCTGAAAAGTATAACCGACAGTTACAATATTAACGATCCGCAAGCCCAATTTCCGTTTTCGAAGTTAAAAAACACGCAGTTAGGCGAAATAGAAAGTGCTTATGCTGTTTTTCAGAAAGATTACCAGGCGCAGCAATTGAATCATGATCTGCAGCCTTTTGCTATAGAAAACAGAGCTCAGGTTTCAGAGAAAATTCAAATCAAAGAAAGGCTGGAAATTTTAGAACAGCAAAAAGTAATTAATGAAAGCGAATTACAGCTTCAGAAAAACGAGATTGCCCGTTTTGAAGTTTTGTTCAACAAAGGAATTATTTCGGCTCAGGAAATGGAAGCAAAGAAATTAGGTTTTCTTCAGGCGCAAAAGAGTTATAGAGGGCTTTTGTCGTCTATTTCCCAATTAAAGTCCTCACTTATTGATAATACAAAATCAAGTCAGAATTCGCATATAAACAGCACTAAAGAGGAAGTTAACTTAGGAAGGAATATGGCACAGTCCTTTTTTCAGCTTAAAAAAGTTATAAAAGACTGGGAACTGGCTTATGCTTTAAAATCTTCAATCAGCGGAAAAGTCACCTTTTTGCAGATCTGGACAGAAAACCAAACTATAAATTCCGGAGATAATGTTTTTTCGATTATTCCCGATGCTAAAAATGGTTTTATAGGAAAAGTAAAAGCGCCTGCATTAAACTCAGGAAAAATAAAAATAGGGCAGAGGGTTAATATACGTCTGGCTAATTTTCCTGATAAGGAATTTGGTGTTTTAAAAGGAAAAATTCAAAATATTTCTCTGGTTCCGGATAAAGATGGAAATCTTCTTATAGATGTAGCTCTTCCAAACGGTTTAAAAACATCATACAATAGACAAATTACTTTTCAGCAGGAAATGAAAGGAAGTGCAGAAATTGTAACAGAAGATCTTCGATTAATAGAAAGAATTTTATATCAGTTTAAAAGTATTTTTGAGCAGGTTTAGAATTTCAAAATAAAATATTTTATATATGAAAGATTTGCCTTCAATTGCAATAATGACCTGTTGGTATGGAGATTATCCGTGGTACTTTCCTTATTTCGTAAAATCCTGTAAATACAATCCTTCGATTGATTTTATTATCGTTACAGACAATACGAATGTAATACCTGAAAAACCGGATAATATTAAAGTTATATATAAAACACTAGAAGATTTTAAAATTAATGCCTCACAAAAGCTGGGATTTGAAGTCGTTATAAATAAGCCGTATAAATTATGTGATTTTAAACCTGCTTACAGATTTTTATTTCCTGAAATTCTTGGTTCTTATGATTTTTGGGGCCACGGAGATATTGATATGGTTTACGGGGACATTAGAGGATTTATGACTAATGAACTATTGGCAGATTTTGATATTTTAAATAGCCGTGTAGATTTTATAACAGGGACATTTTGTTTGTATCGAAATATAGAGAAATTGAATACGCTTTTTATGCAAAGCAGAGATTACAAACATGTTTTTACAAACGAAGAATATTTTTCTTTTGATGAATGCAGCTTTTTGTTTAATGACTTAGCTTTAGGTAATTCTATTCTGGATTATCCGGATAGTATTCAGAGTATGACGTATTTAGCTGTAAAAGGAGAGCTTGAGGGTAATTTTAAAGTCTTTTTTGATCATATAATAGCACAAGGCGTTTCAGATGAAATAAAATGGCAGAATGGTTTAATACTATTTAAAAACCAATTCGAATGCATGTTCTATGATATGATTGAGTATAAAGTAAAATGCGAAAATAAAAAAGCAGTTTATCCAATTCCTGATGTTTTTTACTTTAACATAAAAGGGATAAATAAAAACAGTTTTTTCAAATTGCTGTATTCAAAAATTCTTGATAACTGGGAAAAGTTAAAAGATTTCATTCAAAAAAAAGAGCCTCAAACTGCAGAATAAATATCTCAGACAAAATCGGATTAAGAATTTACATTTTTAAATAAAATTCTTTAGTCAGGTCAATATATTCTGGTGTATAAATATGTCTGTCAATTTCGATAACTAATTCGTCAATTTCAATTTCAGAAACTTCGTTTCGGCTGAAAGCTAATAAACTGCGTTTAATTTCTGATTTTGGAGTGCCTTTGACGCGTGTAATTTTTATTGGATACAATTCAAAATCTTTAGCCAAAGCAGTAAATTTTGCTTCTTCTTTAAAAGGAATAATGACAGCTAAAATTCCGTTTTCAGAAAGCAGTAAATCAGCAGCTTCAACAATCTCTTCAAAAGGCATTGCATCCTGAAATCTTGCTAAATCGCGTTGTTCATCATTCGTTTTGTAATCTTCGGCATAAAAAGGCGGATTCGAAACAATCAAATCATATTCGTCTTCAGGTTCTTCTATAAATTCATCCAAACCAGCATGAAAACAAAATAATCTATCACCCCACGGAGAAGCTTCAAAATTTTCTACAGCTTGTTCATAAGCATCTTCGTCAATTTCCAGAGCATCAATTTGTTCTGCGTGAGTTCTTTGTGCCAGCATTAAAGCGATTATTCCAGTTCCTGCACCAATATCTAAAATGCTGAAAGGATTATGAAAAACAGGAGCCCAAGAACCAAGCAAAACACCATCTGTGCCAACTTTCATAGCGGTTTTGTCTTGTTTAACAGAAAATTGCTTAAACTGAAACATAGTAAATTCTAATTTATTATTAAGATTTTGAATTCAGATAAGAAACTGAACACTTAAAACTGAGACTGAACACTAAATTAAAGGTACATCTCAACAAGACCTACAGGAAGGTCCATGATTACTTTTTTGTTTTCACGATCGATTTTTACAAGAAAATGATCGATCATTGGAACTAAGATTTCTACTTCGCCGTTTAAAACTTCAAAAAGAGGCTGAGCAGAAGAATCATTAATAGAAGTTATTTTTCCGAAAACACCTAAACGTTTGTCTTCGATTTCAAAACCAATAACTTCGTGGAAATAAAATTTGTTGCCGGTAAGTTTCGGCAGCATAGTTAGAGGAAGATAGATAGAATTACCAACAATAGCGTCGGCATCTTCTTCAGTATTTACATCTTCAAAGCGAACTCTTAAAAAATCACCTTTGTGTAAAGAACTTGTTTCAATAAAAAAAGGAACCAAGTGTTTGTTGTGCTCA includes:
- a CDS encoding HlyD family secretion protein, which codes for MAENNDTFELRSEEVQDILTKVPHWMIRWGTVMIFAIIVILFFVSWFIKYPDVVNTEIIITTNIPPEKIVSKSSGRIEAILVKNKAIVSKNKTLAVIENTANYKDVFLLKSITDSYNINDPQAQFPFSKLKNTQLGEIESAYAVFQKDYQAQQLNHDLQPFAIENRAQVSEKIQIKERLEILEQQKVINESELQLQKNEIARFEVLFNKGIISAQEMEAKKLGFLQAQKSYRGLLSSISQLKSSLIDNTKSSQNSHINSTKEEVNLGRNMAQSFFQLKKVIKDWELAYALKSSISGKVTFLQIWTENQTINSGDNVFSIIPDAKNGFIGKVKAPALNSGKIKIGQRVNIRLANFPDKEFGVLKGKIQNISLVPDKDGNLLIDVALPNGLKTSYNRQITFQQEMKGSAEIVTEDLRLIERILYQFKSIFEQV
- a CDS encoding DUF6625 family protein, with amino-acid sequence MKDLPSIAIMTCWYGDYPWYFPYFVKSCKYNPSIDFIIVTDNTNVIPEKPDNIKVIYKTLEDFKINASQKLGFEVVINKPYKLCDFKPAYRFLFPEILGSYDFWGHGDIDMVYGDIRGFMTNELLADFDILNSRVDFITGTFCLYRNIEKLNTLFMQSRDYKHVFTNEEYFSFDECSFLFNDLALGNSILDYPDSIQSMTYLAVKGELEGNFKVFFDHIIAQGVSDEIKWQNGLILFKNQFECMFYDMIEYKVKCENKKAVYPIPDVFYFNIKGINKNSFFKLLYSKILDNWEKLKDFIQKKEPQTAE
- a CDS encoding tRNA1(Val) (adenine(37)-N6)-methyltransferase — protein: MFQFKQFSVKQDKTAMKVGTDGVLLGSWAPVFHNPFSILDIGAGTGIIALMLAQRTHAEQIDALEIDEDAYEQAVENFEASPWGDRLFCFHAGLDEFIEEPEDEYDLIVSNPPFYAEDYKTNDEQRDLARFQDAMPFEEIVEAADLLLSENGILAVIIPFKEEAKFTALAKDFELYPIKITRVKGTPKSEIKRSLLAFSRNEVSEIEIDELVIEIDRHIYTPEYIDLTKEFYLKM
- the rimM gene encoding ribosome maturation factor RimM (Essential for efficient processing of 16S rRNA); translated protein: MRKEECFYLGKIAKKFSFKGEVLIYLDTDEPELYENLESVFVEHNKHLVPFFIETSSLHKGDFLRVRFEDVNTEEDADAIVGNSIYLPLTMLPKLTGNKFYFHEVIGFEIEDKRLGVFGKITSINDSSAQPLFEVLNGEVEILVPMIDHFLVKIDRENKKVIMDLPVGLVEMYL